The DNA sequence GCGCCGGCGGGTGTTGCTCGTGGGAGACCTGGTCGCCGACCACTACCTCTACGGGCAGACGGACCGGGTGAGCCGCGAGGCCCCGGTGCTCATCGTCCGCTACGAGTCCTCCGAGGTGAAGCTGGGCGGTGGTGCCAACGTGGCGGCCAACGTCCGGACGCTGTCCGGTCAGGTGACGGCGGTGGGAGCGTTGGGCGTGGATCCGATGGGCCGGTCGCTGCGCAAGCTCTTCGACGCCGCGGACATCCGGCTGCACGCCGTCAGCAGCCGGGGCATCCAGACGGAGACGAAGACGCGAATCCTCGCGGGAGGCGTGAGCACCACAAGGCAGCAGATGCTCCGCGTGGACCAGGGCCAGCGAGAGGGCCTCCCATCCCGGATGCGCAAGGCGATTGCCCGGCAGGTGGAGACCGCCGCGAAGGACGCGGACGCGGTGGTGGTCTCGGACTATGGCGCGGGAGTGGTGAGCGACGAGGTCCGCGACGTGCTGCGCAAGCTCGCCAAGGGCGGGCTCCCCGTCTGCGTGGACAGCCGCTACGCCCTGGCGTCCTTCAAGGGCCTGACGCTTTGCAAGCCCAACGAGCCGGAGCTCGAAGCGCTCACGGGACGTCCGGTGCGCACGAAGGAAGACCTGCTGGAGGCGGGACACGCGGCGGTTCGCCAGCTGCAATGTCAGGCGCTGCTGGTGACCCGAGGCCGTCACGGCATGGTCCTCTTCGACGCGAAGGGCGGCGTGGACCTCATCCCCGTGCACGGCGCGAAGTCGGCGGTGGACGTGACGGGAGCAGGGGACACGGTCATCGCGAGCCTCGCGTTGTCGCTCGCGGCCGGCGCCTCGTTCGGCGAAGCGGCAAGGCTCGCGAACGTGGCCGGGGCCCTCGTGGTGCAGAAGCCCGGCACGGCGACGGTCTCGCGCGAAGAACTTCTCGGAGCCCTGCGGAGCCGACGATGAACACCCTGGACAAGCTTCGTCCCCTCTCGGCCATCGCGGAGGAAAGGGAGCGCTGGCGCGAGCAGGGCCGCACCGTGGCCCTGGCCAACGGGGTCTTCGACCTGCTGCACGTCGGCCACGTCCGGTATCTGGAGGGAGCGAAGGCCCTGGCGGACGTGCTGGTGGTGGCGGTGAACTCGGACGCCTCCACGAGGGCCTACAAGGGGCCAGGTCGCCCCCACATCCCGGAAGCGGAGCGAGCGGAGCTGGTGGCGGCCCTGGCCTGCACCGACCGGGTGGTCGTCTTCGACGAACCGAACGTGCGGGTCATCATCCGGGCGCTCAAGCCCGACGTGCACGTGAAGGGGACGGACTACACGCCGGACTCCATTCCAGAGGGGGATGAGGTTCGGGCCTACGGAGGGCGGACCGCGGTAGCGGGAGACCCGAAGGACCACAGCACCACGGAGCTGGCCCGTCGGCTCGGCCGCGAGGGCACGAAGTAGCCCATGGACCTGGACCCGGCACTGCGGTCCATCCTGGGGTGTCCCCACTGCAAGGGGCCGCTCGAACCACACGAAGGCCCCCCGCCTGAGCTCCACTGTGCCCGGTGCCAGCGAGCGTGGCCCGTGGAGCAGGGAGTCCCGCAGCTGGTGTCCGAACGGGAGCGACCGCTCACCCCGTGAGCGAACCCCGCTCCGCGACGAAGGACCGGACCTCCTCGGCCACGCGCTGCTCCAGCCCCACGCCAGCAGCGCCATCCACCAGGGGCGTCAGGTCCACCATGCGATGTGGCGAGACCGCATGGCCCCAGCGGGCCATTTCGATGCGCAGGAAGAACGCCAGCGTGGGAGCACCGACGGCGACGGACAGGTGCATGGGGCCGGTGTTGTTGCAGACGGTCAGCCCCGCGGCGCGCATGAGCGCGGCAAGCTCGTCGATGCTGGTGGCCGGGGCAAGCTCTGCCCCGGGAGCCCCCGAAAGCACGGCATGAGCCAGCGCCTCCTCACCTGGACCCCAGGTGACAATGGGGACATGGCCCAGCGCCACCAGCTCCCGAGCCGCCGCCGAGAACGCCTCCGCCGGGATGCGCCGTTCGCCCAGACGACCTCCAGGATTGATGACCGCGCGGCGCACACCCCTCCTTGCGAGGCCTTCCAGATACTCCTGGAACGGTGTCCCGAGGACCGGCTCCCGGAACGAAAGCCCCTGGGCGACAGCACCCTGGGTGAGGGGCGTCAGGAGGTGGGTGCGTTGGACGGCCTCATGCCGGCTGTCGGAGCGAGCGGGCACGGACACCGACTGCAGAAGGTTCACCGGCCAGATGCTGGGCCCGATGACGATGGCCTTCGGCCCGACCATCCGCGCCACGAGCGCACTCGTCACGGAAGGAGCGCTCCAGTTGGCGCAGTCCACCACGGTGTCGTAGCCCGCCCGCCGCAGCGCGCGGATGCCGGGCGCCAGGGGACCCAGCCACAGGAATCGCCGGTCGAATCCCAGGATCGCATCCGCGTCGGGAT is a window from the Corallococcus soli genome containing:
- a CDS encoding Trm112 family protein → MDLDPALRSILGCPHCKGPLEPHEGPPPELHCARCQRAWPVEQGVPQLVSERERPLTP
- a CDS encoding glycosyltransferase family 9 protein; translation: MAWHKRLETWAKLALTLLASVLFWRPGRRRPLGTPLPLPRRVLLVRPDNRVGEALLTTPLLRTLKTLLHPPPEVHVLVHSKVVRVLKGHPDADAILGFDRRFLWLGPLAPGIRALRRAGYDTVVDCANWSAPSVTSALVARMVGPKAIVIGPSIWPVNLLQSVSVPARSDSRHEAVQRTHLLTPLTQGAVAQGLSFREPVLGTPFQEYLEGLARRGVRRAVINPGGRLGERRIPAEAFSAAARELVALGHVPIVTWGPGEEALAHAVLSGAPGAELAPATSIDELAALMRAAGLTVCNNTGPMHLSVAVGAPTLAFFLRIEMARWGHAVSPHRMVDLTPLVDGAAGVGLEQRVAEEVRSFVAERGSLTG
- a CDS encoding adenylyltransferase/cytidyltransferase family protein, with the translated sequence MNTLDKLRPLSAIAEERERWREQGRTVALANGVFDLLHVGHVRYLEGAKALADVLVVAVNSDASTRAYKGPGRPHIPEAERAELVAALACTDRVVVFDEPNVRVIIRALKPDVHVKGTDYTPDSIPEGDEVRAYGGRTAVAGDPKDHSTTELARRLGREGTK
- a CDS encoding bifunctional heptose 7-phosphate kinase/heptose 1-phosphate adenyltransferase, encoding MAAAPSSRPTASSSRLPLAFSRRRVLLVGDLVADHYLYGQTDRVSREAPVLIVRYESSEVKLGGGANVAANVRTLSGQVTAVGALGVDPMGRSLRKLFDAADIRLHAVSSRGIQTETKTRILAGGVSTTRQQMLRVDQGQREGLPSRMRKAIARQVETAAKDADAVVVSDYGAGVVSDEVRDVLRKLAKGGLPVCVDSRYALASFKGLTLCKPNEPELEALTGRPVRTKEDLLEAGHAAVRQLQCQALLVTRGRHGMVLFDAKGGVDLIPVHGAKSAVDVTGAGDTVIASLALSLAAGASFGEAARLANVAGALVVQKPGTATVSREELLGALRSRR